Proteins from a genomic interval of Plasmodium reichenowi strain SY57 chromosome 13, whole genome shotgun sequence:
- a CDS encoding DnaJ protein, putative has product MNYYKILGVTQNACKKTIREAYLKKVKLYHPDLNKSPDATTKFKQIQEAYQALYNNDTSNTSFYNENSYTKNYRTEDMKKGQGFTNDFSDFHRAFYEEVHRMRENERNEQNRRYSNNNYSYSYDIFNKYPREFFYINLIFKLFPLFVVPFLFLFVVYKQYILKSHFKEKPILIYDAYGRAFLVDIHGRKFRASEFDKY; this is encoded by the exons atgaattattataaaattttag gTGTTACACAAAATGCTTGTAAAAAAACAATACGCGAAGcttatttaaaaaaagttaaATTATATCACCCTGATTTGAATAAAAGCCCAGATGCTACAACAAAATTTAAACAAATTCAGGAAGCATATCAAgcattatataataatgacaCATCaa ataCTTCTTTCTATAATGAAAATAGTTACACAAAGAACTATAGAACTGAAGACATGAAAAAAGGCCAAGGTTTTACAAACGATTTTAGTGATTTTCATCGTGCATTTTATGAAGAAGTTCATAGAATGAGAGAGAATGAAAgaaatgaacaaaatagA AGATACTCAAACAATAATTACAGCTATTcttatgatatatttaataaatacCCACGagaatttttttacataaatttaatttttaaattatttccTCTATTCGTCGTcccttttttatttctctTTGTGGtttataaacaatatat ATTAAAAAGTCATTTTAAAGAAAAGCCTATATTAATATACGATGCATATG GCAGAGCTTTTTTAGTAGACATACATGGACGAAAGTTCAG agCTTCTGAATTTGATAAATACTAA